One genomic window of Desulfitobacterium chlororespirans DSM 11544 includes the following:
- the lpdA gene encoding dihydrolipoyl dehydrogenase yields the protein MEQYQVGILGGGPGGYICALRAAQLGLSVVLVEKERLGGTCLNKGCIPTKTLVKSAELWREIKHAEEFGIQLGGALLHYPQIAARKKEVVNTLVSGIEQLMKAKKITVLKGWGEVKEANRIEVTTETGKVELHVENLVLATGSVPTKIPVPGVDLPGVVTSEELLEQETLPDSLVVIGGGVIGLEFASIYHEFGVKVSVVEMLPSLLPNIDEEIPKRLAPLLKRSGLEILTKASVREIKPKEEGLVVIVEDGKGLKELPAQQVLLATGRRPSLSGIHGDVLGLELDRGAIKVNSQMQTSVPKVYALGDVVGGAMLAHVASMQGMVAAEHMAGQQVSMEGRAIPSAIFTYPEIAAVGETEQALKASGKNYKVSKFPFSANGKALALGEIMGLVKLLADEEGVVIGASIMGPQASSLIQECVLAVEKKIKAEELAKIIHAHPTLPEAIMEAAHGILAKPLHLA from the coding sequence ATGGAACAGTATCAGGTTGGCATCTTAGGCGGAGGTCCCGGGGGCTATATCTGCGCCTTACGCGCTGCCCAGCTTGGCTTATCCGTCGTTTTGGTTGAGAAAGAGCGTTTGGGGGGGACCTGTCTGAACAAAGGATGCATCCCCACCAAGACCTTGGTCAAAAGTGCGGAGTTATGGCGGGAAATAAAGCATGCCGAAGAATTCGGCATTCAGCTTGGGGGCGCGTTGCTCCATTACCCTCAAATTGCGGCAAGGAAGAAGGAAGTGGTCAATACCTTAGTGAGCGGCATTGAGCAGCTTATGAAGGCGAAAAAGATTACTGTGCTGAAAGGGTGGGGAGAGGTAAAAGAGGCCAATCGCATTGAAGTCACGACCGAAACGGGCAAGGTTGAGCTTCATGTAGAGAATTTGGTTTTGGCCACGGGATCGGTCCCGACCAAGATTCCCGTACCCGGTGTGGACCTCCCGGGAGTGGTGACCAGCGAAGAGCTTCTCGAACAGGAAACCCTTCCCGATAGCCTGGTGGTCATCGGCGGTGGCGTGATCGGTTTGGAGTTTGCGTCCATTTACCACGAATTTGGCGTCAAGGTCAGCGTGGTGGAAATGCTTCCGTCTCTTCTTCCCAATATCGATGAAGAGATACCCAAACGCTTAGCTCCTTTACTGAAAAGAAGCGGGCTGGAGATTCTGACGAAGGCTTCGGTAAGAGAAATCAAGCCTAAGGAAGAGGGTTTGGTGGTTATCGTTGAGGATGGGAAGGGATTAAAGGAGTTACCGGCCCAACAGGTGCTTTTGGCTACGGGCAGAAGACCGAGTCTCAGTGGCATCCATGGGGATGTTTTAGGACTTGAGCTGGACCGGGGAGCTATCAAAGTCAACTCCCAGATGCAAACCTCAGTCCCTAAGGTGTATGCGCTTGGGGATGTAGTGGGTGGGGCGATGCTTGCCCATGTGGCCTCCATGCAGGGGATGGTGGCGGCTGAGCATATGGCGGGGCAGCAGGTTAGTATGGAGGGAAGGGCGATACCCAGTGCCATCTTTACCTACCCGGAGATTGCCGCTGTCGGTGAGACTGAGCAGGCTTTAAAGGCCTCAGGTAAAAACTATAAGGTCAGTAAGTTCCCTTTCAGCGCCAATGGCAAAGCCTTAGCCTTAGGGGAAATCATGGGATTAGTGAAGCTGTTGGCTGATGAAGAGGGAGTTGTAATAGGCGCCAGTATCATGGGACCTCAGGCCAGCAGCCTGATTCAGGAATGTGTGCTGGCCGTGGAGAAAAAGATAAAGGCTGAGGAGCTGGCTAAGATCATTCACGCTCATCCTACTTTGCCGGAGGCCATTATGGAGGCTGCTCATGGGATCTTGGCAAAGCCTCTGCATCTGGCCTAG
- a CDS encoding NCS2 family permease, producing MENFFKLKENGSNVRTELVAGLTTFFAMAYIIMVNPAMLSQAGMPWGAVFLATIIAAVIGTLVMGLVANVPYAQAPGMGLNAFFVFTVVFGLGFTWQEALAMVFLCGLINILITVTSIRKKIITSIPVSLQNAIGGGIGIFIAYIGIKNAGLLSFTSDPGTYVQLGDGGTVIASSSAVPALVTLNSPSVLLAILGLVLTVILLIRNVKGAILIGIIVTTLVGIPLGLTHMGSSISFSDALAELPQTFMAAFGNPGLVSLFSDPAKIPLVLVTIFAFSLSDVFDTIGTFIGTGRSSGIFSEADLKAMETSKGFSSKMDKALFADAIATSVGSIFGTSNTTTYVESAAGIGAGGRTGLTSIVVAVLFAASAFLAPVVSAVPGVATAPALIIVGIMMLSSFKEIKWGDLSEAIPVFFAGIFMAFCYSISYGIAAGFIFFCIVKVFKGETKEISPVLWIATLLFVLNFILLARI from the coding sequence GTGGAAAATTTCTTCAAACTTAAGGAAAACGGCTCCAATGTCCGCACTGAGCTCGTTGCCGGACTCACTACATTTTTCGCAATGGCCTACATCATCATGGTCAATCCGGCTATGCTTTCTCAAGCGGGTATGCCTTGGGGTGCAGTATTCCTGGCTACGATTATCGCAGCGGTTATTGGAACATTAGTCATGGGTCTAGTCGCTAATGTACCTTATGCCCAAGCACCAGGTATGGGACTTAATGCCTTTTTTGTTTTTACAGTTGTTTTTGGTCTTGGTTTTACCTGGCAAGAAGCATTAGCCATGGTTTTCTTATGTGGTCTTATTAATATTTTAATCACAGTGACAAGCATTCGGAAAAAAATTATTACATCCATTCCTGTAAGCCTGCAAAACGCTATTGGCGGCGGTATTGGTATTTTTATTGCTTATATCGGTATTAAGAATGCCGGCTTGCTTTCCTTTACCTCCGACCCCGGAACCTATGTTCAACTGGGTGACGGCGGAACGGTTATCGCAAGCTCCAGTGCCGTTCCGGCCCTTGTTACTTTAAATTCTCCTTCCGTACTTCTGGCTATTTTAGGCCTCGTTCTTACCGTTATTTTGCTTATCCGCAATGTTAAAGGCGCTATTTTGATTGGTATTATTGTGACAACTCTGGTCGGTATTCCTTTAGGCCTTACTCATATGGGTTCCTCCATCAGCTTTAGCGATGCTCTTGCTGAACTGCCGCAAACGTTTATGGCAGCCTTCGGAAATCCCGGACTCGTTTCCCTCTTCAGTGATCCGGCTAAGATTCCTCTCGTTCTGGTCACTATTTTTGCTTTCAGTTTATCCGATGTTTTTGACACTATTGGTACCTTTATCGGTACCGGCCGCAGTTCAGGAATTTTCTCCGAAGCCGATCTGAAAGCCATGGAAACCAGCAAAGGCTTCAGTTCCAAAATGGACAAGGCCCTCTTTGCCGATGCTATCGCTACCTCGGTAGGTTCCATCTTCGGAACATCCAACACAACCACTTATGTGGAAAGCGCAGCCGGTATCGGAGCTGGTGGACGGACTGGATTAACCAGCATTGTGGTCGCTGTTCTTTTCGCGGCCAGTGCTTTCTTAGCCCCGGTGGTCAGTGCGGTTCCCGGTGTAGCTACTGCTCCTGCTTTAATCATCGTCGGTATCATGATGCTTTCTTCCTTCAAGGAGATTAAGTGGGGAGATTTAAGCGAAGCCATCCCTGTTTTCTTTGCCGGTATCTTCATGGCTTTTTGCTACAGCATCTCTTACGGTATCGCCGCCGGCTTTATTTTCTTTTGCATCGTCAAGGTCTTCAAGGGTGAGACCAAAGAAATCAGCCCGGTATTGTGGATCGCCACTCTGCTCTTTGTTCTTAACTTTATTCTTTTAGCCAGAATCTAA
- the mraZ gene encoding division/cell wall cluster transcriptional repressor MraZ translates to MFMGEYLHTIDGKGRLIVPARFREALGERFIATKGLDHCLFVYPLDEWKVLEEKLRALPFTQPEARAFVRFFFSGATECELDKQGRILLPANLREYAQLDKDTVLVGVSSRVEIWSQALWADYSRQAEDAYASAAESLVNLGI, encoded by the coding sequence ATGTTCATGGGGGAATACCTCCATACGATCGATGGAAAAGGCCGGCTGATTGTACCGGCAAGATTCCGAGAAGCCTTAGGGGAGCGGTTCATCGCCACCAAAGGCTTAGATCACTGTCTCTTTGTCTACCCATTGGACGAATGGAAAGTGCTCGAAGAGAAATTGCGGGCCTTACCTTTTACTCAACCTGAAGCACGAGCTTTTGTCCGTTTCTTTTTTTCCGGGGCTACTGAATGCGAGTTGGATAAGCAAGGGAGAATTCTTTTGCCGGCTAACCTGCGGGAATATGCTCAGCTTGATAAGGATACGGTCTTGGTGGGCGTCTCCTCCCGTGTGGAGATTTGGAGTCAGGCCCTTTGGGCAGACTATTCCCGTCAGGCTGAAGATGCTTATGCCAGTGCTGCAGAATCTTTGGTGAACCTGGGAATATAG
- the rsmH gene encoding 16S rRNA (cytosine(1402)-N(4))-methyltransferase RsmH gives MEFHHVTVLLKETVDGVVRDPSGTYVDCTLGGAGHSGYLLSKLSETGKLVGFDQDPLAINNAQEKFAGDPRVFLVNRNFEGLEESLQSLELLPVQGVLFDLGVSSPQLDEAERGFSYMQDAELDMRMNPQNPLSAKTLVNEGKAEELAEILWKYGEEKWSKRIVEFIVEARKQKSITTTGELVDIIKRAIPAGARREGPHPAKRTFQALRIAVNDELGVLERALDQVIRCLAPGGRVGVITFHSLEDRIVKETFNSWLGRCTCPPVFPVCQCGAKAVARLVHRKPILPSLQEIEANPRARSAKLRIAEKL, from the coding sequence TTGGAATTTCATCATGTCACAGTTTTGCTCAAAGAAACGGTGGACGGGGTTGTCAGGGATCCTTCGGGCACCTATGTGGACTGCACCTTGGGGGGAGCGGGGCATAGTGGTTATTTATTATCGAAGCTGAGTGAAACAGGAAAGCTGGTGGGCTTCGATCAGGATCCCTTAGCCATCAATAACGCTCAGGAGAAATTTGCAGGGGACCCCCGGGTTTTTCTGGTCAACCGCAATTTCGAAGGGTTGGAGGAGTCTCTTCAATCTCTGGAACTTCTTCCCGTTCAAGGTGTCCTTTTTGACCTGGGGGTATCTTCCCCCCAACTGGATGAGGCTGAACGAGGGTTCAGCTATATGCAGGATGCGGAATTGGACATGCGGATGAATCCGCAGAATCCACTGTCTGCGAAGACTTTGGTCAATGAAGGGAAAGCTGAAGAACTGGCTGAGATCCTCTGGAAGTATGGAGAGGAAAAATGGTCCAAACGCATTGTGGAGTTTATTGTGGAAGCCCGTAAACAGAAATCCATCACAACTACGGGTGAATTAGTGGATATTATCAAAAGAGCGATTCCGGCAGGGGCTCGCCGGGAAGGGCCTCATCCTGCGAAGAGGACATTTCAGGCCCTGCGCATAGCCGTCAACGATGAACTGGGGGTCTTGGAGAGAGCTCTGGACCAAGTGATACGCTGTCTGGCTCCGGGAGGAAGGGTAGGAGTCATCACCTTTCACTCTCTGGAAGATCGGATCGTGAAAGAAACCTTCAACTCCTGGTTAGGCCGCTGCACTTGTCCGCCGGTTTTTCCGGTTTGTCAATGCGGCGCCAAGGCAGTAGCCCGTTTAGTTCATCGCAAACCGATTCTGCCCAGTCTCCAGGAGATTGAAGCCAATCCCCGGGCCCGCAGTGCTAAGCTAAGAATTGCTGAAAAGCTTTGA
- a CDS encoding septum formation initiator family protein, protein MVLAQEKIEWEQPIEKQPRKAKKPVHREKPRSHWKSVLILSLVVAVATVFAAETINLTVVKGAQIRATQKEIADLKANNDLLQAQVDKLRSVSRIESAALAMGMEKPAGTVYVAGTLPVAKTEMGVQSTPAKAEEVVKEPSALEQISQKFTSFFASTQR, encoded by the coding sequence TTGGTATTAGCGCAGGAAAAAATTGAATGGGAACAGCCCATAGAGAAGCAACCCCGCAAAGCAAAAAAACCTGTCCATAGGGAGAAGCCCCGTTCTCACTGGAAAAGTGTACTTATCTTGAGTTTAGTGGTGGCCGTAGCGACAGTTTTTGCCGCGGAAACTATTAATCTGACGGTGGTTAAGGGAGCACAAATCCGGGCGACCCAGAAGGAGATTGCCGACTTGAAGGCCAATAATGATCTTCTGCAGGCCCAAGTGGATAAACTGCGATCGGTAAGCCGGATTGAAAGTGCTGCACTTGCCATGGGCATGGAAAAACCTGCGGGAACGGTCTATGTGGCTGGAACCTTGCCTGTCGCCAAGACTGAAATGGGCGTCCAGTCAACACCGGCCAAAGCGGAAGAGGTCGTTAAGGAGCCTTCCGCTTTGGAACAGATTTCGCAGAAATTTACAAGCTTTTTTGCTTCCACACAACGATAA
- a CDS encoding stage V sporulation protein D, with protein sequence MSPYVVMRKRIAFLFFCVSAFLVVLIVRLAFVQLAQGAILSDKADESHYRGVPVAAKRGNIEDRNGEVLAMSVSTETVYAVPAQVRSSGRAEEIAHALSGLLEMGPEQVMERITKRSALEYVKKRVTAEVAAQVRALELPGIGITEDSVRYYPNSTLAAHIIGFAGIDNQGLEGIELTRDSELNGVPGAVLTEFAANGIPLPFANQMYVSPKNGNTVRLTIDKNIQAFAERELQKLMSGQGDNMNGQVPKSGTILVMDPNTGQVLALASAPTYDPNYYNNYDQSTRRNIAIQNGYEPGSTFKIITLAAALEEKKISPQEGFFDPGGVTILGKTVHCWKRGGHGSQTFTQVVENSCNPGFVAMGQRLGMDKFYKYLHDFGFGQKTGIEMSGEAVGILAGKKRATALDLATMSIGQTNNVTAIQLLTAVSAVANGGNLMKPQLVKEIVGPSGNVVESFEPQDVRRVISEGTSKTARQMLESVVTNGTGYRAFLPGYRVAGKTGTAQKVANGAYIQGEYIASFIAFAPADNPQLAILCVIDGVPFYGGSVAAPPVRGVLQDSLKYLGVEMDLKAPLTLGKPRLDMQIPPVKKAATVPSVLGLTLAEAEKSLKQAGFTVLTEGSGTVVQDQIPHGDSKVEEGSSVLLYLGSEAGAPTSGNWWAVEEEVDIDIETMLQMPWRQPLGQ encoded by the coding sequence ATGAGTCCTTATGTCGTCATGCGCAAACGTATCGCCTTTCTTTTTTTCTGTGTCAGTGCTTTTTTGGTGGTGCTGATTGTCCGTCTGGCCTTTGTGCAATTGGCTCAGGGGGCGATTTTAAGCGATAAGGCTGATGAAAGCCATTATCGGGGGGTTCCTGTGGCAGCCAAAAGGGGAAACATTGAGGATCGCAACGGGGAGGTGCTGGCCATGAGTGTCAGTACCGAGACTGTCTATGCGGTGCCTGCCCAAGTTCGCTCCTCCGGCAGAGCGGAGGAGATCGCCCATGCTTTGTCCGGCCTCCTGGAGATGGGACCTGAGCAGGTTATGGAAAGAATAACCAAGCGATCGGCTTTGGAATATGTCAAGAAAAGGGTTACGGCGGAGGTGGCGGCTCAAGTCCGGGCCTTAGAGCTGCCTGGGATTGGGATTACTGAGGATAGTGTGCGTTATTACCCCAACAGCACCTTAGCCGCACATATTATTGGCTTTGCGGGGATTGACAACCAGGGGTTGGAAGGAATAGAGTTGACTAGGGATTCTGAGTTGAACGGAGTCCCGGGTGCTGTATTGACAGAGTTTGCTGCTAATGGTATTCCTTTGCCCTTTGCCAATCAAATGTATGTTTCCCCTAAGAATGGCAATACGGTGCGTCTGACTATCGATAAAAATATTCAGGCTTTTGCGGAGCGGGAACTGCAGAAGCTGATGTCCGGCCAAGGGGATAATATGAATGGGCAGGTCCCCAAGAGCGGCACCATCCTGGTTATGGATCCCAATACCGGGCAGGTCTTGGCTCTTGCTTCGGCGCCTACCTATGATCCTAATTATTACAACAACTATGATCAGAGTACCCGGCGCAATATAGCGATTCAAAACGGCTATGAACCAGGTTCCACTTTTAAGATTATCACGTTGGCGGCTGCCCTTGAGGAAAAGAAGATCAGTCCTCAGGAAGGTTTTTTTGATCCGGGAGGAGTGACCATCCTGGGTAAAACCGTTCATTGCTGGAAGCGTGGAGGCCATGGCAGCCAGACCTTCACTCAGGTCGTTGAAAACTCCTGCAACCCAGGGTTTGTCGCCATGGGCCAGCGCCTGGGTATGGATAAATTCTATAAATACCTCCATGACTTCGGTTTTGGTCAGAAAACGGGAATCGAAATGTCCGGTGAAGCTGTAGGAATTTTAGCCGGGAAAAAGAGAGCTACGGCCTTGGATCTTGCCACCATGTCGATCGGGCAAACCAATAATGTGACGGCCATTCAGCTGCTTACGGCAGTTTCCGCAGTAGCTAACGGCGGGAACCTGATGAAGCCCCAATTGGTTAAAGAGATCGTGGGACCTTCGGGGAACGTGGTGGAATCCTTTGAACCTCAGGACGTGCGGCGTGTGATCAGCGAGGGTACTTCGAAAACTGCCCGGCAGATGCTGGAGTCTGTGGTCACCAACGGCACGGGGTACCGAGCCTTTCTGCCCGGATACCGGGTGGCGGGCAAGACCGGGACCGCCCAAAAAGTTGCCAATGGGGCGTACATACAAGGGGAATACATTGCTTCCTTTATTGCCTTTGCTCCGGCCGATAATCCCCAGCTGGCCATCCTTTGTGTGATCGATGGTGTGCCCTTTTACGGGGGATCTGTGGCGGCTCCGCCGGTGAGAGGAGTTCTGCAGGATTCTTTGAAATACTTAGGTGTGGAAATGGATCTGAAAGCCCCTCTGACGCTGGGCAAACCCCGCTTGGATATGCAGATACCTCCAGTGAAAAAAGCGGCAACGGTCCCCTCTGTTCTCGGGCTGACTCTGGCTGAGGCTGAGAAGTCTCTGAAGCAAGCCGGCTTTACCGTTCTGACGGAAGGCAGTGGGACAGTTGTTCAGGACCAAATTCCTCATGGGGATTCTAAAGTGGAAGAGGGATCCTCGGTACTGCTCTATCTTGGTTCTGAGGCGGGAGCTCCCACTTCAGGAAACTGGTGGGCCGTGGAAGAGGAAGTGGATATCGACATAGAAACCATGCTGCAAATGCCCTGGCGGCAGCCCTTAGGCCAATGA
- a CDS encoding UDP-N-acetylmuramoyl-L-alanyl-D-glutamate--2,6-diaminopimelate ligase yields the protein MRVKSVRKKLSEIASGIEIVNHVGDQDTLIQGMVMDSRQVQPGDLYACVPGMNVDGHDFAAQAIAQGAAALLVERILPLDIPQLQVKKVREVMGNLAANLYDHPAAQLEVVGVTGTNGKTTITYLVESIAAGEGKKVGLIGTLGARIAGRELPGNRTTPEAIDLQKLLKEMVDEGVQLAVMEVSSHALVFGRVTGCEFDAGIFSNLTQDHLDYHKTMEEYLQAKAQLFSGLTGVKEPKVGVVNGDDPAAETLIRLSAAPVVTYGVNADLLDYRAEDILLTAEGVKFTVRFKDGGSQVEYSTPGMFSVYNALAAFAWGVESGRSPRQVCEALAAVQGVPGRFESVRMGQPFQVIVDYAHTPDGLENVCKTAQEFTQGRLITVFGCGGDRDKGKRPQMGAIAEELSDHVIVTSDNPRTEDPRQIIRDILEGIEGIDYTANVNRREAIECACLLAKEGDTVLIAGKGHEDYQIIGKDVFPFDDREVAREALRRLGYVG from the coding sequence ATGAGGGTGAAGTCTGTTCGCAAAAAACTCTCAGAGATTGCATCCGGAATTGAAATTGTGAATCATGTTGGAGATCAAGATACTCTGATCCAGGGGATGGTTATGGATTCCCGCCAGGTTCAGCCCGGAGACCTTTATGCCTGTGTGCCCGGAATGAATGTGGACGGCCATGACTTTGCAGCCCAAGCCATTGCCCAAGGAGCAGCGGCCTTACTGGTGGAACGGATTCTCCCTCTTGATATTCCTCAACTCCAAGTGAAAAAGGTGCGGGAGGTTATGGGAAATCTCGCAGCCAACCTCTATGATCATCCTGCCGCTCAATTGGAAGTGGTGGGGGTAACAGGAACCAATGGGAAAACCACCATTACCTACCTTGTGGAGAGTATTGCCGCAGGGGAAGGTAAGAAGGTGGGCTTAATCGGCACTTTAGGAGCCCGCATCGCGGGCAGGGAACTGCCGGGAAACCGGACCACCCCGGAGGCGATTGATCTCCAGAAGCTGCTCAAGGAAATGGTGGATGAAGGGGTGCAATTGGCTGTCATGGAAGTCTCTTCCCATGCCTTGGTTTTCGGGCGGGTGACAGGGTGCGAATTTGACGCAGGTATTTTCAGCAATTTGACACAAGATCATTTGGATTATCATAAAACAATGGAGGAGTATCTCCAGGCGAAAGCCCAACTTTTCAGCGGCCTTACCGGGGTTAAAGAACCTAAGGTGGGGGTTGTCAACGGGGATGATCCGGCTGCTGAGACCTTAATCCGGCTTTCCGCCGCTCCTGTGGTGACCTATGGAGTTAACGCCGATCTTCTGGATTATCGGGCGGAGGATATCCTGCTGACTGCCGAGGGAGTTAAATTCACGGTTCGTTTTAAGGACGGAGGGTCGCAGGTGGAATACTCAACCCCGGGCATGTTCAGCGTGTACAACGCTCTGGCTGCTTTTGCCTGGGGGGTGGAGAGCGGAAGAAGCCCCCGGCAGGTTTGCGAAGCCCTGGCAGCGGTCCAAGGGGTTCCGGGACGCTTTGAAAGTGTGCGGATGGGGCAGCCCTTCCAGGTCATCGTCGACTATGCCCATACTCCAGATGGTTTGGAGAATGTCTGCAAAACGGCTCAGGAGTTTACCCAAGGCCGCCTGATTACGGTATTTGGCTGCGGCGGGGATCGGGATAAAGGAAAAAGGCCCCAGATGGGAGCCATCGCCGAGGAACTCAGCGATCATGTGATTGTCACTTCAGATAATCCCCGTACCGAGGATCCCCGGCAGATTATCCGGGATATTCTGGAGGGGATCGAGGGAATCGATTATACCGCTAATGTGAACCGCCGGGAGGCCATTGAATGCGCCTGCCTGCTGGCCAAGGAAGGGGATACGGTGCTGATTGCCGGAAAAGGTCATGAGGATTATCAGATCATCGGCAAGGATGTGTTCCCCTTTGATGATCGGGAAGTAGCCCGGGAAGCCTTAAGGAGGCTCGGTTATGTGGGATAG
- a CDS encoding UDP-N-acetylmuramoyl-tripeptide--D-alanyl-D-alanine ligase, whose protein sequence is MWDSQRIADLVRGELTGDSHVRASGCCIDSRGVKEGEIFFALVGEKADGHDYMEGAWQKGASVVIGEKERLELRREVRVPEGKALIRVESGLAAMQALAQAWHKELGAKVVAITGSNGKTTTKDMVAAVLSEKYRVHKNLENQNNELGLPITILNAPENTEVLILEMGMRGLGQIAFLCAIARPDIGVITNIGTTHMELLGSQQAIARAKWELIEALPETGVAVLNGEDEWSVKLAGQDPHQTFFYGLEGRFHEPDLRGMNLTPFGTLGTSFQVGHGDRSAVPFAEVVVAEVGQKTCPHVPVHLPLPGEHNVLDALAALSVGVLLNVSLEEGCQGLAAMELSRMRLELQPGPGGSTLISDVYNANPTSMKASLQVLKERGGESTLAILGEMYELGEASRAGHYEVGQTVADLGISELITVGPLAEEIARGALEKGLSPQRIHSFPEREGAIKKAQELLADLNQGTWVLIKASRGMKMEEVTRALRKD, encoded by the coding sequence ATGTGGGATAGCCAAAGGATTGCTGATTTGGTCCGGGGGGAATTGACAGGTGATTCCCATGTCAGGGCTTCCGGCTGTTGTATCGACAGCCGGGGGGTCAAAGAAGGGGAGATCTTTTTTGCCTTAGTGGGTGAAAAGGCAGACGGACACGATTATATGGAAGGAGCCTGGCAGAAAGGCGCTTCGGTGGTGATCGGCGAGAAGGAACGTCTGGAACTTCGCCGGGAAGTCCGGGTCCCCGAGGGCAAAGCTCTGATCCGGGTGGAGTCCGGCCTTGCCGCTATGCAGGCTTTGGCTCAAGCCTGGCACAAGGAGCTGGGGGCCAAAGTGGTGGCCATCACAGGCAGCAATGGAAAAACCACCACCAAAGATATGGTGGCGGCGGTCTTAAGTGAAAAATACCGTGTGCATAAGAATTTGGAGAACCAAAACAATGAATTGGGCCTTCCTATAACTATTTTGAATGCTCCAGAAAATACGGAAGTGCTTATTTTAGAGATGGGCATGCGCGGATTGGGGCAAATCGCTTTTTTATGTGCTATAGCCCGCCCGGATATCGGTGTTATAACCAATATTGGCACGACCCATATGGAGCTCTTAGGCTCACAGCAAGCTATTGCCCGGGCTAAGTGGGAGCTGATCGAGGCCCTTCCCGAGACAGGGGTAGCGGTCCTCAATGGGGAGGATGAGTGGAGTGTGAAGCTGGCCGGACAAGACCCGCATCAGACCTTTTTCTACGGCCTGGAAGGGAGATTCCACGAACCCGATCTGCGGGGAATGAATCTGACACCCTTCGGTACTCTGGGAACCAGTTTTCAAGTGGGACACGGGGACAGGTCCGCTGTCCCGTTTGCCGAAGTGGTGGTAGCCGAAGTGGGACAGAAGACCTGTCCCCATGTCCCGGTTCACCTGCCTCTGCCGGGAGAGCATAATGTGCTGGATGCTCTGGCTGCCCTCAGTGTCGGGGTTCTTTTGAATGTATCCCTGGAAGAGGGGTGCCAGGGTCTGGCTGCTATGGAACTATCCAGGATGCGCCTGGAGCTTCAACCGGGACCGGGGGGCAGCACCTTAATCAGTGATGTCTATAATGCCAACCCGACTTCGATGAAGGCCTCCCTGCAGGTCTTAAAGGAAAGAGGGGGGGAGTCCACTCTGGCCATACTGGGAGAGATGTATGAACTGGGGGAAGCCAGCCGGGCGGGGCATTATGAAGTGGGGCAGACGGTAGCCGACCTGGGAATCTCTGAACTAATCACCGTTGGTCCGCTGGCAGAGGAAATTGCCCGCGGAGCTTTGGAAAAGGGGTTATCACCCCAAAGGATTCATTCTTTTCCTGAGCGCGAGGGGGCGATCAAGAAAGCCCAGGAGTTGCTGGCAGATTTAAATCAAGGCACTTGGGTCTTAATCAAAGCTTCTCGCGGTATGAAAATGGAAGAAGTCACAAGGGCACTTCGCAAAGATTAG
- the mraY gene encoding phospho-N-acetylmuramoyl-pentapeptide-transferase: MWERIFLAAALALMITLILGPLMIPVLRVMKFGQTIREEGPKRHLAKAGTPTMGGIIFLVGIVVSALVMAEKPTSLEMVMVISAMLGYGLIGFIDDFIKVVLHRSLGLRAYQKLIGQIALAFLLTWAANRYLGRGTDLVIPFTSIHLELGLFYYPFVVFIIVGIVNAVNLTDGLDGLAAGTTLFSMLSYIGIAWLAASQGGRVAILAYESDLAVFAAAAVGGCFGFLRFNKNPARVFMGDTGSLALGGALVGLAVLTKTELILLVIGGVYVVEAISVILQVFSYQTTGKRIFRMSPLHHHFELGGWNEWKVVMVFWLASLLCGVLGVIAYMAGMF, from the coding sequence ATGTGGGAACGCATATTTTTGGCTGCTGCTTTAGCGCTGATGATCACTTTAATACTTGGGCCGTTGATGATTCCCGTTTTACGGGTGATGAAATTTGGCCAGACTATTCGTGAGGAAGGCCCCAAGCGGCATTTAGCTAAGGCTGGAACGCCCACCATGGGTGGCATTATCTTTTTAGTGGGGATTGTCGTAAGTGCTCTGGTCATGGCGGAGAAACCCACGTCCCTGGAAATGGTCATGGTGATCAGTGCCATGCTGGGATATGGCCTGATTGGTTTTATTGATGATTTCATCAAAGTGGTGCTGCACCGCTCCTTAGGTTTGAGGGCATATCAAAAATTAATTGGTCAAATCGCTTTGGCATTCCTCCTGACCTGGGCAGCTAATCGCTATCTGGGGCGGGGGACGGATCTTGTGATTCCCTTTACTTCCATCCATTTGGAATTAGGCTTATTTTACTATCCCTTCGTTGTCTTTATTATCGTAGGGATTGTCAATGCTGTTAATCTGACGGATGGGCTGGACGGCTTGGCGGCAGGTACCACTCTGTTCAGTATGCTGAGCTATATTGGTATTGCCTGGCTGGCTGCCTCCCAAGGAGGCAGGGTGGCTATCCTGGCCTATGAATCCGATCTGGCGGTCTTTGCGGCCGCTGCTGTCGGAGGGTGTTTCGGCTTTCTTCGCTTTAATAAAAACCCGGCCCGGGTCTTTATGGGGGATACGGGTTCCTTAGCCTTGGGGGGAGCGTTGGTCGGATTAGCTGTGCTGACTAAAACGGAGCTCATTCTCCTGGTTATTGGCGGGGTCTATGTGGTTGAGGCAATTTCGGTTATTTTACAAGTCTTTTCCTATCAGACTACGGGTAAGCGGATCTTCCGCATGAGCCCATTGCATCACCATTTTGAACTGGGCGGTTGGAATGAATGGAAGGTCGTCATGGTTTTTTGGCTGGCTTCTCTTCTGTGCGGTGTGCTTGGGGTAATCGCTTACATGGCTGGAATGTTCTGA